A single genomic interval of Corvus cornix cornix isolate S_Up_H32 chromosome 11, ASM73873v5, whole genome shotgun sequence harbors:
- the ATXN1L gene encoding ataxin-1-like, whose amino-acid sequence MRAGHERSQECLPPKKRELAAANTGTEAGRAGGAQGSGEGPEWARTAGPAPAAPRYGPGEAPEAAAGLTVDQYGMLYKVAAPPATFSPTGLHPVVNVSPLPPAFNVTSPIIQHPGVPFPSIHYAQIPSASLQLIGSHYTVPYAVPPAFLPSPLLSPSTNLTAPHVPHFVPYASLFTEEAAPSPQTTSPTHSFNKSTSAASPGQMQHHAAPQPLDMAPGRIPVYYQMSRLPPGYSAYEAPVAGGSPESPQHHSQLSSEVAAANGGQRPLEQSVASRPSEAVDSASSAAEDCLPPGAAAGCMGDGQFLPGYQMLGREISVPTHRSTPDADLEVQRVVGVLAAQDYHVLAAQRKDDPSPLNLCHNIPDGQGDMPRNTTDRAAAGNSQSQSPCGMSPEETVRQRQLTKGMVIANGKPVLVPVGSEPVRSSTSEALVRESPDAQARGNVLEKELAHLQPPSSSQLPSHFMKGAIIQLATGELKRVEDLQTQDFVRSAEVSGGLKIDSSTVVDIQESQWPGLVTLHFVVGEQQSKVSIDVPPEHPFFVYGQGWSSCSPGRTAQLFALPCHRLQVGDVCISISLQSMNGNSASQANSPLTDQLVSARERLERTAQGPREPSDRAAERKSHTDRANMVQSSHAESSQPEAGSLYSLATGFQRYSVQAEEPRPSLLRPSFIPQEVKLSIEGRSNAGK is encoded by the coding sequence ATGAGAGCGGGCCACGAGCGGAGCCAGGAGTGTCTCCCGCCAAAGAAGCGGGAACTTGCCGCCGCCAACACTGGCACCGAGGCGGGACGGGCGGGGGGAGCCCAGGGCTCGGGCGAGGGCCCCGAGTGGGCCCGCACGGCCGGGCCGGCTCCCGCCGCACCGCGCTACGGTCCCGGCGAGGCCCCCGAGGCGGCGGCAGGGCTGACGGTGGACCAGTACGGGATGCTCTACAAAGTGGCAGCACCGCCTGCCACCTTCTCCCCCACGGGCCTGCACCCCGTGGTGAACGTGAGCCCCCTGCCCCCTGCCTTCAACGTGACCTCGCCCATCATCCAGCACCCGGGGGTGCCCTTCCCCTCCATCCACTATGCACAGATCCCTTCGGCCTCCCTGCAGCTCATCGGTTCCCACTACACAGTGCCCTATGCCgtccctcctgccttcctgcctaGTCCTCTCCTGTCTCCCTCTACCAACCTCACCGCCCCCCATGTCCCCCACTTTGTGCCATATGCCTCCCTGTTCACGGAAgaagctgctccttccccccAGACTACCTCTCCCACCCACAGCTTCAACAAGTccacctctgcagcctctcctgggcAGATGCAGCACCATGCTGCGCCTCAGCCGCTGGACATGGCACCGGGGAGAATTCCTGTTTATTATCAGATGTCCCGCCTCCCACCAGGGTATTCAGCCTATGAGGCACCTGTAGCAGGTGGGAGCCCAGAGTCTCCTCAGCACCACAGTCAGCTGAGCTCAGAGGTGGCTGCGGCCAATGGTGGGCAGAGACCCCTGGAGCAAAGCGTGGCCAGTAGGCCCAGCGAGGCCGTGGActctgccagcagtgcagctgaggaCTGTCTgcccccaggggctgcagcaggatgtATGGGCGACGGACAGTTCCTTCCAGGTTACCAGATGCTGGGAAGAGAGATATCTGTGCCTACTCACAGGAGCACCCCAGATGCTGATCTGGAGGTTCAGAGGGTAGTGGGGGTGTTGGCGGCTCAGGATTATCATGTTCTGGCAGCCCAGAGGAAAGATGACCCAAGCCCTTTGAACCTTTGCCATAATATTCCTGATGGGCAGGGAGACATGCCAAGGAACACCACAgacagggctgcagctgggaacagccagTCCCAGAGCCCATGTGGAATGTCCCCTGAAGAGACTGTTAGACAGAGACAGTTAACCAAAGGAATGGTGATAGCCAACGGCAAGCCAGTCCTTGTTCCCGTTGGATCTGAGCCTGTCAGGTCTTCCACTTCAGAAGCCCTGGTGAGGGAGAGCCCAGATGCACAGGCTCGAGGAAATGTGCTTGAAAAGGAGCTGGCCCATTTGCAGCCACCCAGCTCCTCACAACTGCCCTCTCACTTCATGAAAGGAGCCATCATCCAGCTGGCAACAGGAGAGCTCAAGCGGGTGGAGGACCTGCAGACTCAAGACTTTGTTCGCAGTGCGGAGGTGAGTGGAGGCCTGAAGATCGACTCCAGCACTGTGGTGGATATTCAGGAAAGCCAGTGGCCTGGGCTTGTCACACTGCATTTTGTGGTTGGGGAGCAACAAAGTAAAGTGAGCATTGATGTGCCCCCAGAGCATCCCTTCTTTGTGTACGGCCAGGGCTggtcctcctgcagcccagggaggacTGCTCAGCTCTTTGCTTTGCCTTGTCACAGGCTGCAAGTGGGGGATGTCTGCATATCAATCAGTTTACAGAGCATGAATGGCAACTCTGCTTCTCAGGCCAACTCCCCTCTCACAGATCAGCTGGTGTCTGCTAGGGAGAGACTGGAACGAACAGCTCAGGGGCCCAGAGAGCCAtctgacagagctgctgaaaggaaGAGCCACACAGATAGAGCCAACATGGTCCAGAGCTCTCACGCAGAATCCTCTCAGCCTGAGGCTGGCAGTCTGTACAGTTTGGCCACAGGCTTCCAAAGATACAGCGTGCAGGCAGAGGAGCCTCGGCCCTCTCTGCTCCGTCCCTCTTTCATTCCCCAGGAGGTCAAGCTGTCTATTGAAGGGCGTTCGAATGCAGGGAAATGA
- the AP1G1 gene encoding AP-1 complex subunit gamma-1 isoform X1 yields the protein MPAPIRLRELIRTIRTARTQAEEREMIQKECAAIRSSFREEDNTYRCRNVAKLLYMHMLGYPAHFGQLECLKLIASQKFTDKRIGYLGAMLLLDERQDVHLLMTNCIKNDLNHSTQYVQGLALCTLGCMGSSEMCRDLAGEVEKLLKTSNSYLRKKAALCAVHVIRKVPELMEMFLPATKNLLNEKNHGVLHTSVVLLTEMCERSPDMLAHFRKNEKLVPQLVRILKNLIMSGYSPEHDVSGISDPFLQVRILRLLRILGRNDDDSSEAMNDILAQVATNTETSKNVGNAILYETVLTIMDIKSESGLRVLAINILGRFLLNNDKNIRYVALTSLLKTVQTDHNAVQRHRSTIVDCLKDLDVSIKRRAMELSFALVNGNNVRGMMKELLYFLDSCEPEFKADCASGIFLAAEKYAPSKRWHIDTIMRVLTTAGSYVRDDAVPNLIQLITNSVEMHAYTVQRLYKAILGDYSQQPLVQVASWCIGEYGDLLVSGQCEEEEPIQVTEDEVLDILESVLISNMSASVTRGYALTAIMKLSTRFTCTVNRIKKVVSIYGSSIDVELQQRAVEYNALFKKYDHMRPALLERMPVMEKVTTNGPAEIVQTNGETETAVLETKPPPSGLQPANQANDLLDLLGGSDITPVIPTAPTSKPASAGGELLDLLGDLNLTGSPVSAPAPQIAQPPFLLDGLTSQPLFNDIAAGIPSITAYNKNGLKIDFTFERSNTNPSVTVITIQASNSTELDMTDFVFQAAVPKTFQLQLLSPSSSVIPAFNSGTITQVIKVLNPQKQQLRMRIKLTYNHKGSAMQDLAEVNNFPPQSWQ from the exons atgcCAGCCCCCATCAGACTGCGGGAGTTGATCCGGACCATCCGGACAGCAAGAACCCAGGCAGAAGAGCGTGAGATGATCCAAAAGGAATGTGCTGCTATCCGGTCATCCTTCCGAGAGGAAGATAACACGTACCGATGCAGAAATGTGGCAAAGCTGCTGTATATGCACATGCTGGGATATCCTGCACATTTTGGACAG ttggaGTGCCTCAAACTTATTGCGTCTCAGAAATTCACAGACAAACGCATTGGGTATTTAGGTGCCATGTTGCTGCTGGATGAGAGACAGGATGTTCATCTTCTTATGACCAATTGCATCAAGAA TGACCTTAATCACAGCACGCAGTATGTGCAGGGGCTGGCACTTTGTACTCTTGGCTGCATGGGCTCCTCAGAAATGTGCAGAGACCTTGCAGGAGAGGTGGAAAAGCTCCTCAAAACTTCCAATTCCTATCTTAGGAAGAAG GCAGCACTGTGCGCTGTTCATGTCATCAGAAAGGTGCCTGAACTTATGGAGATGTTCCTGCCGGCCACCAAAAACTTGCTGAACGAGAAGAACCACG GTGTTCTCCACACATCAGTTGTCCTCCTCACAGAGATGTGTGAGAGAAGCCCAGACATGCTTGCACACTTTAGAAAG AATGAAAAG CTTGTTCCCCAATTAGTTCGTATTCTGAAGAACCTTATCATGTCTGGATATTCACCAGAGCATGATGTGTCTGGGATCAGTGACCCCTTTTTGCAG GTACGGATCCTGCGGTTACTAAGAATTTTAGGGAGAAATGATGATGATTCTAGTGAAGCAATGAATGATATACTTGCACAG GTTGCCACTAATACAGAAACAAGTAAAAATGTGGGAAATGCCATTCTGTATGAAACTGTGCTGACTATTATGGACATAAAATCTGAGAGTGGTCTGAGA GTCTTAGCCATTAACATCCTAGGCCGTTTCTTATTAAACAACGACAAAAATATTAG ATATGTAGCTTTGACGTCATTGTTGAAAACTGTGCAGACAGACCATAATGCAGTACAGCGGCACCGAAGCACCATTGTGGACTGCCTGAAGGATCTGGATGTCTCCATTAAAAG GCGTGCAATGGAACTGAGTTTTGCTCTTGTTAATGGGAACAATGTCCGTGGAATGATGAAGGAGTTACTGTATTTCCTAGATTCCTGTGAACCAGAGTTCAAGGCAGACTGTGCATCTGGAATATTTCTTGCAGCTGAAAA ATATGCTCCTTCCAAGCGCTGGCACATAGACACAATTATGAGAGTCCTAACAACG GCAGGAAGTTATGTTCGTGATGATGCTGTTCCCAATCTGATCCAGTTAATAACTAATAGTGTGGAGATGCATGCCTACACTGTGCAGAGACTCTACAAAGCCATCCTTGGAGATTACTCCCAG CAACCCCTGGTGCAAGTTGCCTCCTGGTGCATAGGAGAGTATGGAGATCTTCTGGTGTCCGGTCAGTGTGAAGAGGAGGAACCAATACAG GTAACAGAGGATGAAGTTCTTGATATTTTAGAAAGCGTCCTGATATCAAATATGTCTGCATCTGTGACACGAGGCTATGCTCTCACTGCCATCATGAAGCTCTCCACAAGGTTCACCTGCACTGTCAA TCGCATTAAGAAGGTAGTTTCCATCTATGGCAGCAGCATTGATGTGGAGCtacagcagagagctgtggaATATAATGCACTTTTCAAGAAATATGATCACATGAG GCCAGCACTGCTTGAGAGAATGCCAGTAATGGAGAAAGTCACCACAAATGGCCCTGCTGAGATTGTACAGACCAatggagagacagagacagCAGTACTGGAAACCAAACCTCCACCCTCTGGATTGCAACCTGCTAACCAG GCAAATGATTTATTGGACTTGTTGGGGGGAAGTGATATAACACCTGTAATTCCCACTGCACCTACAAGCAAGCCAGCCTCTGCTGGTGGGGAGCTGCTTGACCTCCTGGGAGACCTCAACCTAACAG GTTCTCCAGTATCTGCCCCTGCACCCCAGATAGCACAGCCTCCGTTCCTGCTCGATGGACTTACATCTCAGCCTCTCTTCAATGATATTGCTGCAG GAATCCCCTCCATTACTGCATACAACAAGAATGGGCTGAAGATTGACTTCACCTTTGAGAGGTCGAACACCAACCCTAGTGTCACTGTAATCACGATACAGGCCTccaacagcacagagctggatatgacagattttgttttccaagctgCAGTACCAAAG acattccagctgcagcttctgtctcccagcagcagtgtcaTCCCTGCATTTAACTCTGGGACCATCACACAGGTCATTAAAGTTCTGAATCCACAGAAG CAACAACTACGTATGCGGATCAAGTTGACATATAATCACAAGGGCTCAGCAATGCAGGATCTAGCAGAAGTCAACAACTTCCCCCCTCAGTCTTGGCAATGA
- the AP1G1 gene encoding AP-1 complex subunit gamma-1 isoform X2 — MPAPIRLRELIRTIRTARTQAEEREMIQKECAAIRSSFREEDNTYRCRNVAKLLYMHMLGYPAHFGQLECLKLIASQKFTDKRIGYLGAMLLLDERQDVHLLMTNCIKNDLNHSTQYVQGLALCTLGCMGSSEMCRDLAGEVEKLLKTSNSYLRKKAALCAVHVIRKVPELMEMFLPATKNLLNEKNHGVLHTSVVLLTEMCERSPDMLAHFRKLVPQLVRILKNLIMSGYSPEHDVSGISDPFLQVRILRLLRILGRNDDDSSEAMNDILAQVATNTETSKNVGNAILYETVLTIMDIKSESGLRVLAINILGRFLLNNDKNIRYVALTSLLKTVQTDHNAVQRHRSTIVDCLKDLDVSIKRRAMELSFALVNGNNVRGMMKELLYFLDSCEPEFKADCASGIFLAAEKYAPSKRWHIDTIMRVLTTAGSYVRDDAVPNLIQLITNSVEMHAYTVQRLYKAILGDYSQQPLVQVASWCIGEYGDLLVSGQCEEEEPIQVTEDEVLDILESVLISNMSASVTRGYALTAIMKLSTRFTCTVNRIKKVVSIYGSSIDVELQQRAVEYNALFKKYDHMRPALLERMPVMEKVTTNGPAEIVQTNGETETAVLETKPPPSGLQPANQANDLLDLLGGSDITPVIPTAPTSKPASAGGELLDLLGDLNLTGSPVSAPAPQIAQPPFLLDGLTSQPLFNDIAAGIPSITAYNKNGLKIDFTFERSNTNPSVTVITIQASNSTELDMTDFVFQAAVPKTFQLQLLSPSSSVIPAFNSGTITQVIKVLNPQKQQLRMRIKLTYNHKGSAMQDLAEVNNFPPQSWQ; from the exons atgcCAGCCCCCATCAGACTGCGGGAGTTGATCCGGACCATCCGGACAGCAAGAACCCAGGCAGAAGAGCGTGAGATGATCCAAAAGGAATGTGCTGCTATCCGGTCATCCTTCCGAGAGGAAGATAACACGTACCGATGCAGAAATGTGGCAAAGCTGCTGTATATGCACATGCTGGGATATCCTGCACATTTTGGACAG ttggaGTGCCTCAAACTTATTGCGTCTCAGAAATTCACAGACAAACGCATTGGGTATTTAGGTGCCATGTTGCTGCTGGATGAGAGACAGGATGTTCATCTTCTTATGACCAATTGCATCAAGAA TGACCTTAATCACAGCACGCAGTATGTGCAGGGGCTGGCACTTTGTACTCTTGGCTGCATGGGCTCCTCAGAAATGTGCAGAGACCTTGCAGGAGAGGTGGAAAAGCTCCTCAAAACTTCCAATTCCTATCTTAGGAAGAAG GCAGCACTGTGCGCTGTTCATGTCATCAGAAAGGTGCCTGAACTTATGGAGATGTTCCTGCCGGCCACCAAAAACTTGCTGAACGAGAAGAACCACG GTGTTCTCCACACATCAGTTGTCCTCCTCACAGAGATGTGTGAGAGAAGCCCAGACATGCTTGCACACTTTAGAAAG CTTGTTCCCCAATTAGTTCGTATTCTGAAGAACCTTATCATGTCTGGATATTCACCAGAGCATGATGTGTCTGGGATCAGTGACCCCTTTTTGCAG GTACGGATCCTGCGGTTACTAAGAATTTTAGGGAGAAATGATGATGATTCTAGTGAAGCAATGAATGATATACTTGCACAG GTTGCCACTAATACAGAAACAAGTAAAAATGTGGGAAATGCCATTCTGTATGAAACTGTGCTGACTATTATGGACATAAAATCTGAGAGTGGTCTGAGA GTCTTAGCCATTAACATCCTAGGCCGTTTCTTATTAAACAACGACAAAAATATTAG ATATGTAGCTTTGACGTCATTGTTGAAAACTGTGCAGACAGACCATAATGCAGTACAGCGGCACCGAAGCACCATTGTGGACTGCCTGAAGGATCTGGATGTCTCCATTAAAAG GCGTGCAATGGAACTGAGTTTTGCTCTTGTTAATGGGAACAATGTCCGTGGAATGATGAAGGAGTTACTGTATTTCCTAGATTCCTGTGAACCAGAGTTCAAGGCAGACTGTGCATCTGGAATATTTCTTGCAGCTGAAAA ATATGCTCCTTCCAAGCGCTGGCACATAGACACAATTATGAGAGTCCTAACAACG GCAGGAAGTTATGTTCGTGATGATGCTGTTCCCAATCTGATCCAGTTAATAACTAATAGTGTGGAGATGCATGCCTACACTGTGCAGAGACTCTACAAAGCCATCCTTGGAGATTACTCCCAG CAACCCCTGGTGCAAGTTGCCTCCTGGTGCATAGGAGAGTATGGAGATCTTCTGGTGTCCGGTCAGTGTGAAGAGGAGGAACCAATACAG GTAACAGAGGATGAAGTTCTTGATATTTTAGAAAGCGTCCTGATATCAAATATGTCTGCATCTGTGACACGAGGCTATGCTCTCACTGCCATCATGAAGCTCTCCACAAGGTTCACCTGCACTGTCAA TCGCATTAAGAAGGTAGTTTCCATCTATGGCAGCAGCATTGATGTGGAGCtacagcagagagctgtggaATATAATGCACTTTTCAAGAAATATGATCACATGAG GCCAGCACTGCTTGAGAGAATGCCAGTAATGGAGAAAGTCACCACAAATGGCCCTGCTGAGATTGTACAGACCAatggagagacagagacagCAGTACTGGAAACCAAACCTCCACCCTCTGGATTGCAACCTGCTAACCAG GCAAATGATTTATTGGACTTGTTGGGGGGAAGTGATATAACACCTGTAATTCCCACTGCACCTACAAGCAAGCCAGCCTCTGCTGGTGGGGAGCTGCTTGACCTCCTGGGAGACCTCAACCTAACAG GTTCTCCAGTATCTGCCCCTGCACCCCAGATAGCACAGCCTCCGTTCCTGCTCGATGGACTTACATCTCAGCCTCTCTTCAATGATATTGCTGCAG GAATCCCCTCCATTACTGCATACAACAAGAATGGGCTGAAGATTGACTTCACCTTTGAGAGGTCGAACACCAACCCTAGTGTCACTGTAATCACGATACAGGCCTccaacagcacagagctggatatgacagattttgttttccaagctgCAGTACCAAAG acattccagctgcagcttctgtctcccagcagcagtgtcaTCCCTGCATTTAACTCTGGGACCATCACACAGGTCATTAAAGTTCTGAATCCACAGAAG CAACAACTACGTATGCGGATCAAGTTGACATATAATCACAAGGGCTCAGCAATGCAGGATCTAGCAGAAGTCAACAACTTCCCCCCTCAGTCTTGGCAATGA